A region of Vigna radiata var. radiata cultivar VC1973A chromosome 6, Vradiata_ver6, whole genome shotgun sequence DNA encodes the following proteins:
- the LOC106764037 gene encoding cytokinin riboside 5'-monophosphate phosphoribohydrolase LOG3: MEIEEEGLIKMKSRFTRICVFCGTSPGKNPSYQLAAVQLGKQLVEKKIDLVYGGGSIGLMGLISQVVFDGGRHVLGVIPTTLMPREITGETVGEVRAVSGMHQRKAEMARQADAFIALPGGYGTLEELLEVITWAQLGIHDKPVGLLNVDGYYNSLLSFMDNAVDEGFITPAARDIIVAAQTAQDLMSKLEEYVPKHSGVAPKLSWETDQQL, translated from the exons atggaaattGAAGAAGAAGGCCTAATAAAGATGAAGTCAAGGTTTACACGTATCTGTGTCTTCTGTGGCACCAGCCCTGGCAAGAACCCTAGCTACCAACTCGCTGCAGTCCAACTCGGCAAACAACTT GTGGAGAAGAAGATCGACTTGGTTTATGGAGGAGGGAGCATTGGGTTGATGGGGCTAATCTCACAAGTGGTGTTTGATGGTGGACGCCACGTGTTAGG GGTCATTCCCACAACTCTTATGCCCAGAgag ATAACTGGAGAAACAGTAGGAGAAGTTAGAGCAGTATCAGGGATGCATCAACGCAAAGCAGAAATGGCTCGACAAGCTGATGCATTCATTGCTCTCCCAg gtGGATATGGCACTCTGGAAGAACTGCTTGAAGTTATCACTTGGGCTCAACTAGGAATCCACGATAAACCC GTAGGGTTGTTGAACGTGGATGGCTACTATAACTCGTTACTGTCATTCATGGACAATGCTGTAGACGAAGGTTTCATTACACCAGCTGCCCGTGACATTATTGTCGCTGCCCAAACTGCCCAAGACCTCATGTCGAAGCTTGAG GAATATGTGCCGAAGCACAGTGGTGTGGCACCGAAGCTGAGTTGGGAGACGGACCAACAGTTATAA
- the LOC106763890 gene encoding elongation factor 1-delta — protein sequence MMTHIPIAELGLGFQFQANRKRLFFSYTLQTSLLCAAFLCLAPTEELTYIASMAVTFYDLTSTSGLKKLDEYLLSRSYITGYQASKDDLTVYAALPTAPSSEYVNVSRWFKHIYALLRISGVSGEGSGVTVEGSLVAEPVATPPAADTKAAAAEDDDDDDVDLFGEETEEEKKAAEERAAAVKASGKKKESGKSSVLLDVKPWDDETDMKKLEEAVRSVSMEGLLWGASKLVPVGYGIKKLQIMLTIVDDLVSVDNLIEEYLTVEPISEYVQSCDIVAFNKI from the exons ATGATGACCCATATCCCTATTGCagaattgggtttagggtttcaaTTTCAAGCAAATAGAAAGAgattatttttctcttacacACTCCAAACCTCACTGCTTTGTGCTGCATTCCTTTGCCTTGCTCCCACAG AAGAATTAACATACATAGCAAGCATGGCAGTCACATTCTACGACCTTACTTCTACCTCTGGGTTGAAGAAGCTTGACGAGTACCTTCTCTCACGCAGTTACATCACAGG GTACCAAGCTTCAAAGGATGATCTCACTGTCTATGCAGCTTTGCCAACTGCTCCATCATCAGAGTATGTGAATGTGTCCAGGTGGTTCAAGCACATTTATGCGTTGTTGAGAATTTC TGGTGTTTCTGGTGAGGGATCTGGTGTCACTGTTGAGGGATCTCTTGTTGCCGAGCCTGTTGCAACTCCCCCAGCTGCTGATACAAAG GCTGCTGCAGCTGaggatgacgatgatgatgatgtcgATTTGTTTGGTGAagagacagaggaagaaaagaaggcAGCTGAGGAACGGGCAGCTGCAGTGAAGGCATctggaaaaaagaaagagt CTGGGAAATCATCTGTTCTGTTGGACGTGAAACCATGGGACGATGAAACCGACATGAAGAAGCTCGAAGAAGCAGTGAGATCTGTTAGCATGGAAGGGTTGCTTTGGGGTGCAT CCAAACTTGTTCCAGTTGGGTATGGCATCAAGAAACTGCAAATTATGCTTACTATTGTGGATGACCTAGTTTCTGTTGACAATCTTATTGAGGAATATCTCACCGTTGAGCCCATCAGTGAATATGTCCAGAGTTGTGACATTGTAGCCTTCAATAAAATTT AA
- the LOC106764154 gene encoding L10-interacting MYB domain-containing protein codes for MELEASNQPKQERSRTRWTASLDKIFADLVVKQIQLGNRPNNVFDKKTWNHIRDEFNRQTDLSFNNNQLRKHLDVLRTRFYNLKSAYDQNNDFVMDDSCCIGFEQWDDIGAQPRHETVKGKDCPIYEQLCAIFIDSAADGKYAQSSHYEELDKSFGTDASGFTPCLEAKVSHYENPSTSKSIPGNISTSEKVTKNSLDRKRKRSYETQTTGLDQDTCNAMAEALLDMVAVSRLRAVVSSVSDDKFSITNCIKALDEIEDIDQQLYFSALDLFENPSLREIFISLKSVKIRLTWLQGKCSRSPFH; via the exons ATGGAACTTGAAGCCAGCAATCAGCCCAAGCAAGAGCGATCAAGGACAAGATGGACAGCATCCCTTGACAAGATATTTGCAGACTTGGTTGTCAAGCAGATTCAACTAGGAAATAGACCAAACAATGTTTTTGACAAGAAAACATGGAATCATATTCGGGATGAGTTTAATAGGCAAACAGACCTTAGTTTCAACAACAATCAATTGAGGAAGCATCTAGATGTTCTTCGGACCCGCTTCTACAATTTGAAATCCGCTTATGATCAGAATAATGATTTTGTAATGGATGATTCCTGTTGCATTGGCTTTGAGCAGTGGGATGATATAGGG GCACAGCCTAGGCACGAAACAGTTAAAGGGAAAGATTGTCCAATATATGAGCAACTGTGCGCAATCTTCATAGATTCAGCAGCTGATGGGAAATATGCCCAGTCTAGTCATTATGAAGAGCTGGACAAATCTTTTGGAACTGATGCATCTGGCTTTACACCGTGTCTAGAAGCTAAGGTCTCACATTATGAAAACCCATCAACATCTAAATCTATTCCTGGGAATATCTCAACTTCTGAGAAGGTGACCAAGAATTCTCTGGATAGGAAACGGAAACGGTCGTACGAGACACAAACTACTGGCCTGGATCAAGACACCTGCAATGCTATGGCAGAAGCCTTGTTAGATATGGTTGCTGTTTCAAGGTTAAGGGCAGTCGTTTCAAGTGTAAGTGATGACAAGTTTTCCATAACAAACTGCATTAAGGCTCTAGATGAGATAGAAGACATTGATCAACAGCTCTACTTTTCTGCCCTGGATCTCTTTGAGAACCCTAGCTTAAGGGAGATATTCATTTCTCTAAAAAGTGTCAAGATAAGGTTGACATGGTTACAAGGAAAGTGCAGTAGAAGTCCCTTCCATTAG